From a region of the Deltaproteobacteria bacterium genome:
- a CDS encoding energy transducer TonB, producing MQISRNGPIGVCRVELRILRKIRAGDGENASWQTREYLATRPFQMFFACQNNDDTELTGKMDVRIIEGLFFTGAAHPQKPRGIGLVFHAVLFSLLLHLLTLGMLYVVVKTPLVSMGNEPTQGIIQITLSPPGKSIGLSQVVPPSVSAVEGENTFFTRAEKSETSAVKDTTRMGSPPDAKSLLTERKPGDVTDMPIVSPHTPQTAGSVTSKGGMPGNRDCNTAGGELAPVTRPALRQERPRYLDVLPPVYPAEARIRGHEGVALIGAEILPNGRVGQITIRKTSGYTALDRAAMKAVRAWRFEPARHLGAPVAVIVDIPVRFSLKDDWHHHDTATGPKGALGR from the coding sequence GTGCAGATATCCCGGAATGGGCCGATCGGTGTTTGCCGGGTTGAGTTACGAATTTTAAGAAAGATCCGGGCGGGTGATGGGGAAAACGCCTCCTGGCAAACCAGGGAATATCTTGCGACGAGGCCTTTTCAAATGTTTTTCGCCTGTCAAAATAATGACGACACCGAACTTACAGGGAAGATGGACGTGCGGATCATAGAGGGTCTGTTTTTTACGGGTGCGGCTCACCCCCAAAAACCCCGGGGCATTGGCCTCGTGTTTCACGCCGTTTTGTTTTCTTTGCTGCTGCATCTGCTGACCTTGGGCATGCTGTATGTGGTGGTGAAAACCCCTTTGGTCTCGATGGGGAATGAACCGACACAGGGAATTATCCAGATAACCCTATCGCCTCCGGGTAAAAGCATCGGTCTAAGCCAGGTTGTCCCCCCCTCTGTATCGGCGGTAGAGGGGGAAAACACTTTTTTCACACGGGCAGAAAAATCAGAAACGTCGGCGGTAAAGGACACAACGCGTATGGGATCGCCGCCGGATGCAAAATCCCTGCTCACCGAGAGGAAGCCGGGTGATGTTACGGACATGCCAATCGTATCCCCCCATACGCCCCAGACAGCAGGATCCGTCACATCGAAGGGGGGCATGCCGGGGAACCGGGATTGTAACACCGCGGGAGGGGAACTTGCTCCGGTAACGAGGCCAGCTCTTCGGCAGGAGAGGCCGCGTTATCTCGATGTTCTTCCTCCCGTTTACCCGGCGGAAGCCAGAATCCGCGGGCATGAAGGCGTGGCGCTGATCGGCGCTGAAATCCTGCCGAACGGTCGGGTCGGACAGATCACGATCAGGAAAACTTCCGGCTACACCGCCCTTGACCGGGCGGCCATGAAGGCCGTCCGAGCCTGGCGGTTTGAGCCGGCCCGACACCTGGGCGCCCCCGTGGCCGTGATTGTTGATATCCCCGTCCGGTTTTCCCTGAAAGACGATTGGCACCATCACGACACGGCAACAGGCCCGAAGGGGGCTTTGGGCAGATGA
- a CDS encoding ABC transporter permease subunit, translating to MTGALALCRREFNAYFDSPVAYVFIISFLAVTYWFFFRGFFVGNQIQMRGFFFFLPWVFLIFIPAVTMRLWAEEKKMGTVEILLTLPVREYELVLGKFMAGFLFVFASVFFSFSLPLTLGCLGKLDWGPVVGGYLGTCFLGGAYLSIGLFLSNFTKNQIVAFILTILLSFILFILGEDIVLANLPEFWAPFFSFMGLGRHFNSIQRGIIDSRDIIYYLSVTGFFLFMNVIYVTRRR from the coding sequence CGGCGGGAATTCAATGCCTATTTCGATTCACCGGTGGCCTACGTATTTATCATATCCTTTCTGGCCGTGACCTACTGGTTTTTCTTCCGCGGTTTTTTTGTCGGCAACCAGATTCAGATGCGGGGTTTTTTCTTTTTTCTCCCCTGGGTTTTTTTGATCTTCATTCCGGCAGTGACGATGCGGTTGTGGGCCGAGGAGAAGAAAATGGGAACGGTTGAAATCCTTCTGACCCTTCCGGTCAGGGAATACGAACTGGTCCTGGGCAAATTCATGGCCGGCTTCCTTTTTGTTTTCGCCTCCGTTTTCTTCAGTTTTTCTCTGCCTCTGACCCTGGGTTGCCTGGGCAAACTTGATTGGGGGCCGGTGGTCGGCGGCTATCTCGGGACATGTTTTTTGGGGGGCGCATATCTATCGATCGGCCTCTTTCTTTCCAATTTTACGAAAAACCAGATTGTTGCCTTCATTTTAACGATTTTGTTATCCTTTATCCTTTTCATTCTGGGAGAGGACATTGTCCTCGCGAATCTCCCGGAATTCTGGGCTCCCTTCTTTTCCTTCATGGGACTCGGCAGGCACTTTAACAGTATCCAGCGGGGAATCATCGATTCTCGGGATATTATTTACTATCTTTCCGTCACAGGTTTCTTCCTCTTTATGAATGTTATCTATGTGACGAGGCGCAGGTAG
- a CDS encoding GldG family protein has protein sequence MSGWQRKIRFLFGDSILILVVLGFLVLLNFLSHRHFMRLDLTENKIYTLSESSRKMVSNLNDPITIQCFFSKKIPSELTALRQQIDDLLEEYRVNGKEKVRITYADPAQDALLQKRVQAMGIPQVPINVYQKDQAQITNVYMGIAVSYEDRQEIIPFVREAKNLEYDVTSAVLRLLKNERKRIVFLTGGEEYDLNGNFGTVREMLAPLYDLNTLPPGAVDAIPDGTDLLVVVSPERTPEKTKRAIDQYVMGGGKVFFLIDRVNIDGVTMTASRRVSNLEDLVETYGVRITQDLVLDRFNTAINFRTGFTVLRVPYAFYPKLVKEGLAADHVIVNRLETMSMPWVAALEVLEKPHVNATVLARTSSHSWLQRGMYNISPAQEFNPPAGEIKSYPLIILLEGKFTRFYADSPGGGDHKRNSAAGETGLPLRSQEDTKILVMGNARFLSDAFITAQGNAEFFLNAVDWFTWGDDLIGIRSKKMLSRPLPILSEKQKVLIKYGNMIGAPLLVILIGLGRYYLRRRRRTGILKERTE, from the coding sequence ATGTCCGGTTGGCAACGAAAGATCCGTTTTCTCTTTGGTGACTCGATCCTGATCCTTGTGGTTCTGGGATTCCTTGTTTTGCTTAACTTTCTGTCCCATCGGCATTTCATGCGGCTGGATTTGACGGAAAATAAAATATACACGCTTTCCGAATCAAGCCGTAAAATGGTGAGCAATTTGAACGACCCGATAACCATTCAGTGTTTCTTTTCAAAGAAAATCCCGTCCGAACTCACCGCCTTGAGACAGCAAATCGACGATCTTCTCGAGGAGTACCGGGTGAACGGCAAGGAAAAAGTCAGGATAACGTACGCCGACCCGGCGCAAGACGCCCTTTTGCAGAAGCGTGTTCAGGCGATGGGTATCCCCCAGGTGCCGATAAATGTTTACCAGAAGGACCAGGCCCAGATTACCAACGTTTACATGGGGATTGCCGTTTCCTACGAGGACCGGCAGGAGATCATTCCCTTCGTCAGGGAGGCGAAAAACCTGGAGTATGATGTGACCAGCGCGGTTTTGAGACTTCTGAAAAATGAAAGGAAGCGTATTGTTTTTTTAACCGGAGGAGAGGAATACGATCTGAATGGAAACTTCGGAACCGTTCGGGAGATGCTGGCGCCTCTTTATGATCTGAACACGCTCCCCCCAGGGGCGGTCGATGCCATTCCCGACGGAACGGATCTTCTTGTGGTGGTTTCTCCCGAAAGGACTCCCGAAAAAACAAAGCGTGCCATCGACCAGTATGTCATGGGCGGGGGCAAAGTCTTCTTTCTGATTGACCGGGTCAACATAGACGGCGTCACCATGACGGCCTCGCGCCGAGTCAGCAACCTGGAAGACCTGGTTGAAACTTATGGGGTCAGGATTACCCAGGACCTGGTGCTGGACCGCTTTAACACGGCCATCAACTTCCGGACGGGATTTACAGTCCTCCGAGTTCCTTACGCCTTTTATCCGAAACTGGTGAAAGAAGGTCTGGCTGCGGATCACGTTATCGTGAACCGCCTGGAAACCATGAGTATGCCCTGGGTTGCAGCCCTGGAGGTGCTTGAAAAACCGCATGTCAACGCAACCGTCCTCGCCAGAACTTCATCGCACAGTTGGCTCCAGCGTGGGATGTACAACATCAGTCCCGCTCAAGAATTCAATCCGCCGGCGGGAGAAATCAAATCCTATCCCCTTATCATTCTTCTTGAAGGGAAATTTACCCGCTTCTACGCCGACTCGCCCGGTGGAGGAGACCACAAGCGGAATTCGGCTGCGGGAGAGACGGGGCTGCCACTCCGAAGTCAGGAAGACACAAAAATCCTGGTCATGGGGAACGCGCGTTTTCTTTCCGACGCATTTATTACCGCTCAGGGTAATGCGGAATTTTTCCTCAATGCCGTGGACTGGTTCACCTGGGGAGATGATCTGATCGGAATTCGCTCCAAGAAGATGTTGAGCCGGCCTCTGCCGATTCTTTCGGAAAAACAGAAGGTGCTGATCAAGTACGGAAACATGATCGGTGCGCCCCTTCTGGTCATTCTGATCGGTTTGGGCCGCTATTATCTGCGCCGGCGAAGAAGGACTGGCATCCTGAAGGAGAGAACGGAATGA
- a CDS encoding cytosolic protein — MSDCLKEKNMTHCNCSYEPCVRKGRCCDCLTYHRRNRELPACFFPDQVERTYDRSYERFAGLVAAGQV, encoded by the coding sequence ATGAGCGATTGTCTTAAAGAAAAAAACATGACGCACTGTAATTGTTCCTACGAACCTTGCGTCCGGAAAGGCCGTTGTTGTGATTGTTTAACCTATCACCGCCGGAACAGGGAGCTGCCGGCCTGTTTTTTCCCGGATCAGGTGGAAAGGACTTACGACCGGTCCTACGAGCGTTTTGCCGGCTTGGTGGCGGCAGGACAGGTTTGA
- a CDS encoding DUF4340 domain-containing protein: MKARRNLILLIALLAAGGVAFFFEGSFSLHGGPSKGTLLVFPGFEPWKVNKIDIGNGDLVFENLDGNWFLVTESRHHPADRKQVTALLQAIRELKRDNIVSENRSKHPLFGVKAGEGTEIVFFDLDGKRLAGFLVGIKGPDGLSAYIRRTDGDEVILQPGNLRDHLDKPAKLWRERKIFSLKSHDIVEMTFQIEQETILLNRDTRGGWFIVKPVARKADGGRVEQVISILNELEAADFADSLNPGDAGLITPPLRLAVRLKDRSMKMLLIGYPANEWGHYAMTGEDQSVLVLQNGVVRALFPEIKDLEASVMDESENPSAQ, from the coding sequence ATGAAGGCCAGACGGAATCTGATTCTGCTCATCGCACTCCTTGCTGCGGGGGGAGTAGCCTTTTTTTTCGAGGGCTCTTTCAGTCTGCATGGAGGACCGTCCAAAGGCACTCTCCTGGTCTTCCCCGGTTTCGAGCCATGGAAAGTCAACAAAATTGATATAGGAAACGGCGATCTGGTCTTTGAAAATCTTGATGGAAATTGGTTCCTGGTTACGGAATCGAGACACCACCCTGCGGACCGTAAACAGGTTACCGCGTTATTGCAGGCGATTCGGGAATTGAAACGGGACAACATCGTTTCCGAAAACAGGAGCAAACACCCTCTTTTCGGGGTGAAGGCCGGTGAAGGAACGGAGATCGTTTTCTTCGACTTAGACGGGAAAAGGCTTGCCGGCTTTCTTGTCGGGATAAAGGGGCCGGATGGCTTGAGCGCCTATATCAGGAGAACGGATGGAGACGAGGTTATCCTGCAGCCCGGAAATTTGCGGGATCATCTCGACAAACCGGCGAAATTATGGCGGGAACGAAAAATATTCTCGCTAAAGAGTCATGACATCGTCGAGATGACTTTTCAGATCGAACAGGAAACCATTCTGTTGAATCGGGATACCCGGGGCGGATGGTTCATCGTGAAGCCTGTGGCCCGGAAAGCCGATGGAGGGCGGGTGGAACAGGTCATTTCGATCCTGAATGAACTGGAAGCGGCAGACTTTGCCGATTCGTTGAATCCAGGAGATGCAGGGTTAATCACGCCCCCGCTACGTTTGGCTGTTCGTCTCAAGGATCGTTCGATGAAAATGCTCCTGATCGGGTATCCAGCCAATGAATGGGGACATTACGCCATGACCGGCGAAGATCAGTCGGTTCTCGTCCTGCAAAACGGTGTTGTACGAGCGTTATTTCCGGAGATCAAGGACCTTGAGGCCTCGGTTATGGATGAGTCGGAAAATCCGTCGGCACAATGA
- a CDS encoding cyclic nucleotide-binding domain-containing protein, with protein sequence MFQIASYETFQDGQVIFQEGTHGDWIYVIEEGAVEISKEMKGRRVVVEVLPPGEIFGEMAFISKMPRTATATAMGETTVGIVNRDYYDHEFNRMPEDFRQVFNTIAARLKKATDAIIAAAIQED encoded by the coding sequence ATGTTTCAGATTGCTTCATACGAGACATTTCAGGATGGGCAGGTCATCTTTCAGGAGGGCACGCATGGAGACTGGATCTATGTGATCGAAGAGGGGGCTGTGGAGATTTCAAAAGAAATGAAGGGCCGTCGGGTGGTTGTGGAGGTATTGCCCCCGGGCGAAATTTTCGGTGAAATGGCCTTTATTTCCAAAATGCCACGAACCGCCACGGCGACAGCCATGGGGGAAACGACGGTGGGCATTGTCAACCGGGATTATTACGACCACGAATTCAACAGGATGCCCGAGGATTTCCGTCAGGTATTCAACACCATTGCGGCACGTTTGAAAAAAGCCACCGATGCGATCATTGCCGCCGCAATCCAGGAAGATTAA